In the genome of Lactuca sativa cultivar Salinas chromosome 3, Lsat_Salinas_v11, whole genome shotgun sequence, the window gggagcaAGCATTACTGATCCCACAATATGCTACCGATGAGGACATGCGGAGGATGAGATATCCCTctatgctgagggatgatatccgggagtttgtgggCTTTACAGAGTGTAAGACCTTGAATGAGATGGTGAAGAAGGCCCGTGAGCGGGAGATGGAGCTGGACTTCTGGACCAAGCGGAAGCCGGAGCATGTACAGGCAGCGgtaggtcaggctaaaaagcctaagacctcagaTACTTCCAGTAGGGGCCAGCAGGGTCGGGGCCGATGTGCCAAGTACGATAAACCGCATAGTGGAGCTCGTCGGATAGCAGACTCAGAATGATACGCATGTGGCGAGCCGGGTTACTTGAGCAGGGATTGCTCCAAGAAGGGCCTTATATGTTTCCACttcaaccagactggccataaaaaggccgattgtccgaggttgcagGGAGGGGGAGGAGCAGTGGCAGAGCCTGCGCCTGCCACGATGAGGACTACCGATGGCCGCCCTGCTAAGGCGGATGCTCCAGCAGTGAAGTGTCgcgcatttcagttgactaccgaggaggctcgggtaGTGCCATACATTGTGGTTGGTATGTGTTTATTCTTCTCTGCTCTATGTTTATTTGCATTGCTTACGTGTACATTTTGCttatgtatagggacctttttggtcaatggtatgtcggctcacgttctattcgactcgggtgctacccggtcatttgtatctcttgcacttagcaagaagtttcgggaTGCGCCGGGGACTTTGGGTTCTCCGCTTGAGATTCAGATTGCGGATGACCGCACTGTGAGTGCTGTGGTGGTGCATCGGGACTGTGTCCTTGAGATTGCGGATGACTGCACTGTGAGTGTTGCGAGGGTGCATCGGGACTGTGTCCTGAATGTTCTTAGGGAGAGGTTTCGTGTTGATCTACTCCCAATACCATTACAAGGGATGAAGGTGATTGTCGAGATGGATTAGTTGGTGAacaatggggccatgatcgattgcgagcgccagttggtgaaggttcgaaccccaagtgggggagaactagttattcatGGTGATAGGGTCTCACAAGGGCCAACCCTCTGTTCagctgcgagggctaggagatTGCTTCATCAGGGTTGTTCAGGATTTTTGGCTTATATCTCAGATACGAGGGTTGAGGCCACGACAGATGTGGGCAGTGTGCCGGTTGTACAGGAGTTTCGGGATGTCTTTaccgaggagttaccgggagtGCCTtcagagaggcaagtggagtttcataTTGATTTGGTGCCAGGTGCCGCTCTGATAGCGAAGGTACCGTACCAGATAGCacctcccgagatgtaggagcTATCTATGcggcttcaggagctgctagaccgagggtttatccgtccgagcagttccccgtAGGGGGCTCCGatcctgttcgtgaaaaagaaggatggatcctacaggatgtgcattgattaccgagagttgaaaaAACTAACGGTGAATAACCGTTATCCATtatcgaggatcgatgatttgttcaatcagttgcagggtgcatcttggttttccaagattgatcttcggtcggggtaccatcagatgaggattcgggatgaagATATACCAAAGatagctttcaggactcggtacggGCACtataagtttgtggtgatgccatttaggctcaccagcgcccagcagtgttcatggatctcatgaacagagtgtgcacaccgatgctggatcggtcgatgatcgtttttattgatgatattctggtctattctaagaccaaggagcagcatgagcaacatctgagagaggtattggagactctgagagtggagaaactttatgctaagttctccaagtgtgatttctggctgcGAGATGTTTAGTttctggggcacatcatcaatcaGGAGGGCATTTTGTTTGATctagccaaggttgaggcagtgatgcggAGAAGTACCGAGGAACGCATCCGAGATCCGTAGCTTTTTGGGTTTagcgggctattatcggagattcatctaggatttctccaatattgttgtgcctttgacccgcttgaccaagaagaatgtgacatttcgaCGGGGCACGGATCAACAGTTGGCTTTTGAGACCTTGAGACGGAAGTCATGTGAGGCTCCGATTCTAGTACTACCTGAGGGGTTAGATGATTTGGTGGTATATTGTGTTGCGTCCATCTCAGGGTTAAAGgtagtactgatgcagaggggaatGTGATAACTTActcctcgaggcagttgaagcctcatgaggctaatTACCCTACTCACGACTTTGAATTGGGTGCAGTGGTGTTTTCCcacaagatttggaggcactatctgtatggggtacGGTGCACTATTtatactgatcacaagagtttgaagtatttgatggatcagcagaacctcaaAATAAGGTTATTTTGGTCCTTTTATTGATTTTAATGGCACTTGTGAAAATAAGATAAAAGGGCAATGTAGTCTTTCTCTAATCATTTTCAATTGTCAAATGGGATTGGATTATTAAAGCTTGTATGGATTTTTAGGATTTTAGAAGGCAGTCAGGACAATATATCAATGTGATAATCTAAAGTATTGGGGAAAAATTAGAAATAAAGGGCATTGTGGTCTTTTTATGATTAATGTTTATTTGTCATTTGAAATAGCTTTTTACTTACCATTAGAAAAAGGAATTCCAATCCATCTCTTAACCTTTAATAAACCATCTTTTCTATCACTTATTTTTTTGTGTCCAAAATCTGAATTATGACGACTTGGTAAATATAGTAAATAGCAATGTAATTTGAATTTACACGTTTTTttcctgttttttttttcagtttgttttgattttttatcAAAGAAAGAAAAATCCCATTACGAGCATTTTCCATTTTCAGGTGTTATATGCactaaaatagcaatgtactttaaatttaaatcttttttttttctattttttatttcatCTTTATTCGTCGCCAACGTGTAATCTCCGCAATAATTGTAACATGCTGCTTCATCTTGCCCAGATATACATTTACAGAGGCATGATGAAATTTTTTTTGGTTATTGTGTACTACCTTGAAGAAGACACTAAGAAAACCTGAGGTTATTGCTTCGTTGAATAGGCACTCCTCAAGTATCTCTTTTACTCTTCTTATTTCCTGAAAAATATatctatataaattataatatatattctTTAATATGATAATTTTCTACATACTACtttcaaatataaaaaattatcaaagtactttctttaatGTGTTTATTAAAATTCCATAATATAAATGCAAGTTggtaaataaacaaataattgaAATAAATTGTTATTATTGCATTTAGCTTTTCATGAATTATTTCTATCACAGGTATTAAATTTAAGAATTATATACCGTAATGGACATAAATATAAAAaggtttaaaatttttaattgtcACATGGAAAGAGGGTGGTGAACCAACTTAGAGTGCTTCAACATTGGCAGACTTAAAGTCCACTTTTAAACCATTTCGGTGTATGTAAAGTAGGTTGTTATGTATCCAACAGTTTTTTGGGGTTGTTTCTTTAAAGTACGATTGTTCTTATTTATATTCCTTTTTTCCTTTTCCAAAAtgataaaaaatacatataatggATTTATCTCAAAAAAGGTAACTAGATGAAATGGTCATAAATTTGAGCAGCTTGAAACAGGAAGGCAAATTGGTCATAAATATGAGAACTATACTGATGAAAAGTCTTGGTCTTCAGCTGCTTTTTAAGGTTAGTTTTTCTTTTACCAGACAACTAAAACTAAAACTGAATATTTATTACTTAATTTTCTCATTATACTTCTGATTTTCACATTCATTTCCAGCAAGCTTTGTTTTGACTGAGGAAGAAGCCATATATGATTAGTGTTGGTACCCTTACATCTATCTTCCTATATCTTCTTTTGTTGGAATCCTTTTTcattattagtatattattcaAAGATATTTAGCATGTAATTTAGTTGTTTACCATCAATACAGTATCTTTTGATTGATCATGATCTATGTTGTTAAATTTTTatagatttttatttttatttttgatgaaTATGAATGGACTGGTCAAGACATCTTCAGGTCAAGTCAGATATCTTGAGTGGGGGAAGAAATTGAGGAGATAATGAAAAATAGGAATGAGTTGGAGATGCTCTTTTTCCATCCATCTAAGATAGCAACATGTGATTTCTGTAGTTGGAATTGGATTTGAAAAGACTCAAATTTTTGCCATCTTTGAGCATCCAAAGCATGTATAGTAACCACATTGTTTATTTTTAGTTGTTACATTGAGTTTGAGATTATAGATAATTctcatttttaatgtttttattttttcattataACATGCCAGCACCCTATTCATTATTTTATGGATATATCATCATAAAAACTACTATGATACATCCCACTTGATCACTCCAAAATTACTCACATAGACGAAAAACAACTGGTCCAAAAAAGCGCTCAAGATATGAGGAATAAGTAGTCCATCGTAGAATACAAACACTTTAAAAACAATCGACCAAAAAAAGGTCACATATTTGGCCCCGCAATACGGGGTCACTCATCTAGTTGATAGTATAGATAGAAAGAATTGGTGGTTGCATTGTTGAAATATGTTATATAGTTGGTTAGCATTTTTaggtaaaattttgatttttttttttaaatccttcAATGGTCTTGAGACCATTTGGTCTTTTCCTCTTTCCTTTGTGAAGACCCATAACAAGCTCCGCTCACACCAGTAAGCCACCACCATAAGACATAGGGGTGGTGTTCACTCATGGGCATGCCCACCAAATCATTCTTACATGCCTTACATAGCCATCGTATTATATGGTCTAAAGAGTGAGTAGGAAAAAGTAAGTGGGGTTCATAATAATTTAAaatcttaaattatataaaaataagaaaaagaaaaaatatgggtaaattgtcattttacaagcATTTGAAAAATGGTATTAATGTGTGGAACCATGTATTCAATTTAAATTGTAGGgtcagttttattttattttattttgttttgttttttatatgattgatgtttaaaaccatatcaaaattgagAAGTTTGACTAGAATTTAAATAGATGTAAACCatggaccaaaagtgacaatctACTCTTAgttattaaaagttaaaaataaaagaattttttaatagtctatataaaattaattaagtaGTTTTTGTTTTTAGTCAAGGAAAAGAATGTTGGTCGCCCCTCTTAAATATAtaagcttccttaatttgtgggGAAATTGACTGTAAAGAAACTGAGTGAAGTTGTAATGAAGCAAAATTGGTGGAGGTCAGCTTATAATCACTGGGTTTTCAAGTTAGGGATTTTGATGTTGTTAGTGGGTTTTGGATTCAGATTTCATTTATCACAATCGTCCAGTGTGATTCCCAATGTTTCTGATAATAATTTTGGTACTCCTTTTGTGACGAAGAATGAAAAGCCGATTCCTTCAGATTTTGCTGAATCTCCCAAGGTTTTAAACCGAAGTTATCCTAAAGGTATCCATTTCGTACTTGTATATTGTCATTCATTTTCTATTATGGATTTGAATCGAGATTTTAGTTATCTGTAGTTCCGATCTAGAATTACTTGTATTCAATTCCTGCAATGGTCACGGGCTAAGATTTGTAGATATTAATGTAATAAATACAAGGCTCGTATTTTTAGTATTTACACAATAATATCATACCCCAGAATAAATCTGGATGCAGATATCTGTTCATGTTCAACCATATCCATACTTTAAAcgtgtttttttgaaaaaaatacaaaCTTTCTGGAACTGAATGTGTTTCCTGGAAATTGTTGCGAAGACGATGATGAATCAGAAAAGTGCGATATTTTCCATGGTGAATGGATACCGAATTCGGGAGAAGCACCATACACCAATAACACCTGCAGATGGATTGAAAGTGATCAAAACTGTATGTCTAATGGTAGGCCGGACACCGGTTATCTTCACTGGAGGTGGAGTCCGAAAGCTTGTGAATTGCCTCCTTTTGATGCCAAGAAATTTCTTGAAATGATGAGAGGTAAAACGTGGGGTTTTGTTGGCGACTCCATAACTCGGAATCATCTTCAATCCTTCATTTGTCTTCTGTCTCAGGTAAAGCTTTCTTGATATTTAATTTTGAAATCAAGAACAAGTTTATTATATGGTTTCATATGAAAAGTTATGGTCTCTGGTGTAAGTTTCTGTGTCTTGTCTCCTTTAATCAGGTAGAAGATGCCGTTGAATTTTTCCATGATAAAGATTACAAAAACCGGAAATGGCATTTTCCATCCTACAACCTTACAGTATCGGTTATCTGGTCTCCTTTTCTTGCAAAAGCCGAGACTTTTGAAGATATAAACCATATTCCGTCCTCTGAGATACAACTCCACGTTGACATTCTTGACAAAACCTGGACCCAACAATTTGACACATGGGATTACGTCATGTTCTCCTCTGGTAAATGGTTTGTAAGAACAGCAATCTACTATGAAAACAATACCATTCTCGGCTGCCATGGCTGTGAGGGAAAGAACTACACTGATCTTGGTTTCAATTTTGCTTACCAGAAAGTCATAAATAATCTTTTTGATTTCATTATGAATTCAAACAAACAGAGTACGATTATTTTCAGAACATCGACTCCGGATCACTTTGAAAATGGGCCATGGTCAAATGGCGGGACTTGTGATAGAAGGGTGCCAGCTAAAGAAGGTGAGTTTGAGTTGGGAATATTGAACAGAATCCTACGCGAGGTTGAATTGCCAGAATTTGCAAAAGCCAAAGCTTCtgaaaaagggaagaaattgAAACTTCTTGATGTGATGCCTCTTTCGTTGGTGAGACCAGATGGGCATCCAGGTCCATATAGATATTTTTACCCTTTTGCGAAAGATAAGAAAGCTAAAGTTCAGTATGATTGTTTGCATTGGTGTTTGCCTGGACCAATTGATCAGTGGAATGATTTGTTGATGAAGTTGGTGGTAGATGATTGATGTTGGAGGGATTCCAATTTGATATAAaaaccaaattttcattttttttttttttttttgctgtcTTGGTTACGTAAAAATAGCAAGGGAATACGTGAATGTGTTGAAATGGAAATCCACGAAAATATTTAATAGCAAAAGCcaaaaaatatgtagaaattTTATTATGTAATAACACAACTGATTTGAGTGTAATGAAAAACTATAACGATCTTGAATCTCTAAAAGTATTCGTTTGTCGGCATATTAAAGTATTGATGAGTGGACATATTAATTTAAAATGGAAAGTTCCTCACtgctaaaattttcaaattattcGTTTTTGGACATATTCAATTATTAACTGAATATGGAAAGTTGTTCAACGGTAAGATTTTCAAATTTAGGCAAATCATTCCGAATTCCAAAAGATAACCGTTAGAAAGTCACCATAAATCCCTCAAGCAATAACTACACAGTGCACAAACCAACAAAAGATCCTCCTCTTCACACTGCAAATTCAAATACCCAAATGGCCGACGTCGCCACAGCGATTCCCATCGTTATTCCGACAAAGAAGAGAACCAGAAAGCCACTGCACCCCAAAAACTCTTCACAGAATGAATCTAACATTGTCGCCGGAGCTATATCTCAGCCACCATTGGCGTCTGATCACATCTTTGCCGGAAAAGAGAACTCCGACAGCCTTTCTCAACACAAATCTCCAAAGATCAAGAAATCAGGAAAAGGGAAAAATCATCCGAAACCCGAAACAGCATCAGTTTCATTTGAGAAAGAGTTGCAGGAAATGCAAGAGAAGCTTGAAAAGATGACGCTTGAGAAGCAACAAGCAGAGGATCTTTTGAAACTGAAGGAGCAAGAACTCGAGTCACATAACAGAGAGCAAGAGAAAGTTAAAATGGAGCTCAAGAAGTTGAAGAAGTTGAAAGAATTCAAACCCACGATGGTATGTCATTAACTTTTCTGAAACTTCCATCAATCAGGGTTTTCGATAAATAAGTGATTTCAACCAAGAGAATACATTATTTTCTGCATGCAAAATCTTGATTTTAAGTTTGCGAAAGTTTATATAATCGATGGAAGTACTTGATCCTGGCACTAGGGTTTCCATCTTGAATTGGGAATTACTGGGAAACTCAGAATTAGGTTCTTTTGATTATCTGTTCTACATTTATAATGAAGTCTGCGTTGATTCTTGATTTTGAAAGCTCTTGATTCCGAAACTAGGGTTGAATCTTGAACGAGTAGTCGAGTACTGTTTTGAAACGTAGAAATAGGTTTTAACATATATTTGTTTCACATCTTTAATAATCTGTGTGCTTGATTCTTGGTTCTAGTCTTTGAGAAACTTGATTACCACTTATGAAAGTTCTTGATGATCTGTTCTCAGACACTGCCCGTTTTACACTCGTTGAAAGACAAAGAtcaggtgaagaagaagaagaagaaaggttgCACAGATACTAAAAAGCCAGCAACTCCCTACATCATGTGGTGTAAAGATCATTGGACTGAGGCAAGCAACAATCCTTTTTCTTTAATTTCATGTTATATTTTGTAGGTAAAGCCTCTAAGCTTCGATAAATTGATAACATCATGGGGTTTTTATGATTTTTACAGGTCAAGAAAGAAAATCCAGAAGCAGAGTTCAGTGAAGTCGCGAACATTTTGGGGGCGAAATGGAAGACACTCACCCCCGAAGAGAAGAAGCCGTACGAAGAGAAGTATCAAATTGAGAAAGCGGCTTATTCAAAAATTGTGGATAATGAGAAAAGAGAAAGTGAAGCTATGAAGCTTTTGGAAGAAGAACAGAAACAGAAGACAGCTATGGAGTTGCTTGAACAATACATGCAGTTCAAACAAGAAGCAGAAAAAGAGGGAGATATCaaaaagaacaagtaattatctattTACCCTTTTCAAGATTTGAAGcaaaaataaagttttttttgAATCAAGTACTTGAAGATTACTATGGTTTATGGATTTTCTTTTTCTGCGTACAGGAAGGAGAAAGATCCATTGAAGCCAAAGCGACCAGAGTCTGCGTATTTCTTGTTTATGAAAGAGAAAAGAGCAGCTCTGATTGCAGAAAGCAAGAGTATGGTCGAGGTAATTTGAGTTTAAagatcaatttagtcaaaattgTGTGTTTGTGTTTTTTATGAAGAACTAATTAAGGAGTTTGGTTCGTATTTTGGTGATGGTAGATTGCAAAAATCTGTGGAGAAGAATGGAAGAACATGACAGACAAGCAAAAAGCAGGGTATGAAAAAGTGGCCAAGAAGAAGAACAAGCAATATACACAAGAAATGGAGGTGTACAAGCAGAATAAAGAAGAGGAAGCTGAAAATGTTAAGAAGGAAGAAGATGAGCTTTTGAAGGTTCTAAAGCAGGAAGCTTTACAATTGCTTAAAAAGAAAGAGAAAACAGAAACCATCATTAAGGTTTGTGTCCCTAGCTTTTGCTGAGTTAGTTTTGGCATTTGTTTAATTGGGCCttattttttagaaaacaaaGGAAGAGGAGActaagaagaaggaagagaagaagaacaagaagaacGTTGATCCTAACAAGCCCAAGCGTCCTccatcttctttctttcttttcaggtAACTTCTTTTAGATATCCATTTCAAGATTCGAAGCACAGAGTAAATTTTTAGATACCCATTTTAAGATTCGAAGCAAAATAAGTTGTTTGATACTCAATTCAAATTCAATAATCATGTGTTGTTTAAAATGAATCAGCAAAGAAGCAAGGAAGGATTTGTCGAAAGAAAAGGCAGGAATGAGCAATTCCCAACTGACTGCTCTGATTTCCGTGAAGTGGAAGGAATTGGGAGAAGAAGATAAGCAGAAATGGAATGGTGAGGCTGCAGAAGCCATGGAAGCTTACAAGAAGGATATGGAAGAGTATAACAAGAAATGGAATGCAGTAGAGATCCCTAACAACGATAACTAGCACTTACTAATGGCCCTATCATGTTCAACTTGTTCTGTTGAACATCTATTGCCAATTTGCCATGACAATCCAAATTAGCTTTCTTTTTTATGATGATGTCTTTACTCTCAAATATTTAGCCACATATTGGAATTTCTTTCGTTTGCTTCCGTTGTCCCAAGAGGTGAAGTTTTCATTGCCAAATTCTGATGAGTCATAGAATGAAAATAGAACTCCAAGGCAGAATGTGTGACCTTTGATCCAAGAACGTAGAGTCCAAGGCAGAATGTGTGGCTACTAATATTtgtcacacaaaaaaaaaatcaccttattttaaattttaagtaAATTTCAAAAAGAATCGTTTAAAATCCGGTAAATTTTGCATTTGAGAAATTGATCAAACTTAGTGCTTTTGAACGTTTGAAGATATTTGATGTATGATGTTGGTTTGTGGCAGAATAAAGGTGTGTATATGTAAAAACATGGTATCACAATGGTACTGGGTGAggcataccccccccccccccccccccctccccgaAATTATTCTTCCATCACCAATATCTTCATTTCGTACCAACCATCCCTAAAATTATCTTTATCAAGATCATATATACCTACATATTCTACAATTCTTCATGAGGATATAGATTCAAATCATTAACAATGATAAGCATGTCTTAGTAATCGACATCTCCACATATAACATCATTATCAACATACTTATTACTCAAATAGCATCAGCAACCAGTGTTTTATACAACATGCGGAgtcaccatatgagataataaaatACCTACTTGATATTTGCTTTCGGCACTTTACAATTTCAAGTACTCGTTTGGTTTCCACCAACCGATCGATTTTCGTGCAATACGCATTTACATGGACAATACAACATTTGGAAGCACTAAACAAACAACATTAATCAAGTGTTTAACATCACTGTTGTCGATTATCTTGAAAATATTTTCTAAACATATGCCATTATTTTCTAAACATAACTTTCTTGCCACCAAAATAGTAGGTCGATTTTAGCTACTAACCCCAAAAAAATGGACATTTTGTTAAATGTGTATCACTTTTTGCGAATCTTATGATTTTCTCTCAATTCTAAGTGTTAACTTTGACGACATGACCAATATCGGGCTAAAATGTACCGATGGCATGACCAATATTATAGAAAAAGCTAGACTACCATAAACCAAACGCCATAAATCAATGCACCTACCAAAAGCCTCTAAATCTATATGAATGTTGTATGAATCTACAACGTGTATCCATATGATACAAAAAGATGATACTCAATTGTTGACCCTCTCCCATTTTTATCATATATTCGTTTACTAAGCTTCAATCT includes:
- the LOC122194373 gene encoding protein trichome birefringence-like 23 isoform X3 translates to MKQNWWRSAYNHWVFKLGILMLLVGFGFRFHLSQSSSVIPNVSDNNFGTPFVTKNEKPIPSDFAESPKVLNRSYPKDDDESEKCDIFHGEWIPNSGEAPYTNNTCRWIESDQNCMSNGRPDTGYLHWRWSPKACELPPFDAKKFLEMMRGKTWGFVGDSITRNHLQSFICLLSQVEDAVEFFHDKDYKNRKWHFPSYNLTVSVIWSPFLAKAETFEDINHIPSSEIQLHVDILDKTWTQQFDTWDYVMFSSGKWFVRTAIYYENNTILGCHGCEGKNYTDLGFNFAYQKVINNLFDFIMNSNKQSTIIFRTSTPDHFENGPWSNGGTCDRRVPAKEGEFELGILNRILREVELPEFAKAKASEKGKKLKLLDVMPLSLVRPDGHPGPYRYFYPFAKDKKAKVQYDCLHWCLPGPIDQWNDLLMKLVVDD
- the LOC122194373 gene encoding protein trichome birefringence-like 23 isoform X2 — translated: MSFLCGEIDCKETMSEIVMKQNWWRSAYNHWVFKLGILMLLVGFGFRFHLSQSSSVIPNVSDNNLGTPFMTKNEKPIPSDFAESPEELNQIRRNEKCDIFDGEWIPNSGGAAYTNNTCRWIESDQNCIGNGRPDTGYLHWRWSPKACELPPFDAKKFLEMMRGKTWGFVGDSITRNHFQSFICLLSQVEDAVEFFHDKDYKNRKWHFPSYNLTVSVIWSPFLAKAETFEDINHIPSSEIQLHVDILDKTWTQQFDTWDYVMFSSGKWFVRTAIYYENNTILGCHGCEGKNYTDLGFNFAYQKVINNLFDFIMNSNKQSTIIFRTSTPDHFENGPWSNGGTCDRRVPAKEGEFELGILNRILREVELPEFAKAKASEKGKKLKLLDVMPLSLVRPDGHPGPYRYFYPFAKDKKAKVQYDCLHWCLPGPIDQWNDLLMKLVVDD
- the LOC111894268 gene encoding high mobility group B protein 6 — encoded protein: MADVATAIPIVIPTKKRTRKPLHPKNSSQNESNIVAGAISQPPLASDHIFAGKENSDSLSQHKSPKIKKSGKGKNHPKPETASVSFEKELQEMQEKLEKMTLEKQQAEDLLKLKEQELESHNREQEKVKMELKKLKKLKEFKPTMTLPVLHSLKDKDQVKKKKKKGCTDTKKPATPYIMWCKDHWTEVKKENPEAEFSEVANILGAKWKTLTPEEKKPYEEKYQIEKAAYSKIVDNEKRESEAMKLLEEEQKQKTAMELLEQYMQFKQEAEKEGDIKKNKKEKDPLKPKRPESAYFLFMKEKRAALIAESKSMVEIAKICGEEWKNMTDKQKAGYEKVAKKKNKQYTQEMEVYKQNKEEEAENVKKEEDELLKVLKQEALQLLKKKEKTETIIKKTKEEETKKKEEKKNKKNVDPNKPKRPPSSFFLFSKEARKDLSKEKAGMSNSQLTALISVKWKELGEEDKQKWNGEAAEAMEAYKKDMEEYNKKWNAVEIPNNDN